A window of the Mucilaginibacter sp. cycad4 genome harbors these coding sequences:
- the rpsG gene encoding 30S ribosomal protein S7 has product MRKSKPKKRIILPDPKFNDTLVTRFVNNMMYDGKKSTAYAIFYNAVDIVEKKTSENGLETWKKALNNVMPAVEVKSRRVGGANFQVPTEVRPERKVALGMKWLISYARRRGEKTMMEKLAGEIISAAKGEGAAVKKKEDTHKMAEANKAFSHFRF; this is encoded by the coding sequence ATGAGAAAGTCAAAACCAAAAAAGAGAATTATCCTTCCTGATCCAAAGTTCAATGATACTTTGGTAACAAGGTTTGTAAACAACATGATGTATGATGGTAAAAAATCTACCGCATACGCTATATTTTACAACGCCGTTGATATTGTTGAGAAAAAAACAAGCGAAAACGGTTTAGAAACCTGGAAAAAAGCTTTAAACAACGTAATGCCTGCTGTTGAAGTAAAAAGCCGCCGTGTAGGTGGTGCTAACTTCCAGGTACCTACCGAGGTTCGTCCTGAGCGTAAGGTAGCTTTAGGTATGAAATGGTTGATCAGCTATGCCCGTCGTCGTGGTGAAAAAACCATGATGGAAAAATTAGCCGGTGAAATCATTTCTGCTGCAAAAGGCGAAGGTGCTGCTGTTAAGAAGAAAGAAGATACGCACAAAATGGCTGAAGCCAACAAAGCGTTCTCACACTTTAGATTCTAA
- the fusA gene encoding elongation factor G → MSRDLRYTRNIGIAAHIDAGKTTTTERILYYAGVSHKIGEVHEGAATMDWMAQEQERGITITSAATTVNWKYRGHNYHMNIIDTPGHVDFTVEVNRSLRVLDGLVFLFSAVDGVEPQSETNWRLANNYNVARIGFVNKMDRSGADFLNVVKQVKSMLGSNAVPLQLPIGAEEHFKGVVDLINWRGIVWNEHDKGMTFTEVPIPDDMLEEATEWREKLLESVAEYDESLMEKFFDAPETITEREVLDALRKAVLDAKIVPMVCGSSFKNKGVQTMLDYVMELLPSPMDVEGIVGTNPDTGEEILRKPDVKEPFAALAFKIATDPFVGRLCFIRVYSGNLEAGSYVHNMRSDNKERISRIFQMHANKQNPIPNVGAGDIAAVVGFKDIKTGDTLCDEKHPIILESMNFPEPVIGLAIEPKTQADVDKLGMALGKLAEEDPTFRVNSDEETGQTVISGMGELHLDIIMDRLKREFKVEVNQGAPQVAYKESITGTIQHRETYKKQTGGRGKFADIQVILSPNDEGKEGLQFVNEISGGSIPREFIPSVQKGFEASMVNGVLAGYPLTSLKVRLIDGSFHAVDSDALSFELAAKMAYREALPKCKPVLLEPIMKIEILTPEENMGDVIGDMNRRRGQLLGMDSRAGAQVIKATVPLSEMFGYVTQLRTITSGRATSTMEFDHYAEAPRNVQDEVVAKAKGKKAAQNA, encoded by the coding sequence ATGTCAAGAGATCTAAGATATACAAGAAACATAGGTATTGCCGCACACATTGATGCTGGTAAAACTACCACTACCGAGCGTATCCTTTACTATGCTGGTGTAAGCCACAAAATTGGTGAAGTACACGAAGGTGCCGCAACTATGGACTGGATGGCGCAGGAGCAGGAACGTGGTATTACCATCACCTCTGCTGCTACTACCGTTAACTGGAAATACAGGGGCCACAACTATCATATGAACATCATTGATACCCCGGGTCACGTGGACTTTACCGTAGAGGTAAACCGTTCATTACGTGTACTTGACGGTTTGGTGTTCCTTTTCAGCGCGGTTGACGGTGTTGAGCCTCAATCTGAAACAAACTGGAGACTTGCTAACAACTATAACGTTGCCCGTATCGGTTTCGTTAATAAGATGGACCGTTCTGGTGCCGATTTCTTAAACGTTGTTAAACAGGTTAAAAGCATGTTGGGCAGCAACGCTGTTCCGCTTCAGTTACCTATCGGTGCCGAAGAACACTTTAAAGGTGTTGTTGACCTGATCAACTGGAGAGGTATCGTTTGGAATGAGCATGATAAAGGTATGACCTTTACTGAAGTGCCTATCCCTGATGATATGCTTGAAGAAGCTACCGAGTGGAGAGAGAAATTATTGGAATCAGTAGCTGAGTATGACGAAAGCCTGATGGAAAAATTCTTTGATGCTCCTGAAACTATCACTGAGCGTGAAGTGCTTGACGCTTTACGTAAAGCAGTTTTGGACGCTAAGATCGTTCCTATGGTTTGCGGTTCATCATTCAAAAACAAAGGTGTACAAACCATGCTTGACTATGTGATGGAATTATTGCCATCACCTATGGATGTTGAAGGTATTGTTGGTACTAACCCTGATACAGGCGAAGAGATTTTACGTAAACCGGATGTTAAAGAGCCATTTGCAGCTTTAGCATTTAAAATTGCAACCGATCCGTTCGTAGGTCGTTTGTGCTTTATCCGTGTTTACTCAGGTAACCTTGAAGCCGGTTCATACGTTCACAACATGCGTTCAGATAACAAAGAGCGTATCTCTCGTATCTTCCAGATGCATGCTAACAAGCAAAACCCTATCCCTAACGTAGGTGCAGGTGATATTGCTGCGGTAGTAGGCTTTAAAGATATCAAAACAGGTGATACCCTTTGCGACGAGAAACACCCGATCATCCTGGAGTCAATGAACTTCCCTGAACCGGTTATCGGCTTAGCGATTGAGCCTAAAACTCAGGCCGACGTTGATAAATTAGGTATGGCTTTAGGTAAATTAGCCGAAGAGGATCCAACCTTCCGTGTAAACTCTGACGAAGAAACCGGCCAGACTGTAATTTCAGGTATGGGTGAGCTTCACTTAGATATCATCATGGACCGCTTAAAACGTGAGTTTAAAGTTGAGGTTAACCAGGGTGCTCCACAAGTAGCTTACAAAGAATCTATCACAGGTACTATCCAACATCGCGAAACATATAAGAAACAAACCGGTGGCCGTGGTAAATTTGCTGATATCCAGGTTATTCTTTCACCTAACGATGAAGGTAAAGAAGGCTTACAGTTTGTGAATGAAATTAGCGGTGGTTCAATCCCTCGTGAGTTTATCCCATCTGTACAAAAAGGCTTCGAAGCTTCAATGGTAAATGGTGTATTGGCCGGCTATCCGTTAACAAGCTTAAAAGTACGTTTAATTGATGGTTCATTCCACGCAGTCGATTCGGACGCGCTATCTTTCGAGTTAGCTGCTAAGATGGCTTACCGTGAGGCATTGCCAAAATGTAAACCGGTATTACTTGAGCCGATCATGAAAATCGAGATCCTTACCCCTGAAGAAAACATGGGTGATGTAATCGGTGACATGAACCGTCGTCGTGGCCAGCTTTTAGGTATGGATTCACGTGCCGGTGCACAGGTTATTAAAGCAACTGTACCACTTTCAGAAATGTTTGGTTATGTAACCCAGTTACGTACTATCACTTCTGGCCGTGCTACTTCAACCATGGAGTTTGATCACTATGCTGAAGCACCACGCAACGTACAGGACGAAGTAGTAGCTAAAGCAAAAGGCAAAAAAGCTGCTCAAAACGCGTAA
- a CDS encoding sigma-70 family RNA polymerase sigma factor encodes MQNPEIIPHLFRTEYRKIVSVLCRRFGFDQMETAEDIASDTFLTAAQAWSYKGIPPNPTAWLYNVAKNRAKNHLQRNTIFESKVSPEIRTAETYEPEIDLSPQNITDSQLQMMFAICHPAIPPEAQIGLSLRILCGFGIDEVAEAFLTNKETINKRLFRAKEKIRNEKIKIEMLGPAEIDNRLENVLTTIYLLFSEGYYSVSDNQILRKDLCFEAMRLCHMLIENEGTNKPPVNALLSLMYFHSSRFKARTDQNGGLILYDDQDTNLWNYDLIAKGAFYLNLATTGTQLSKYHIEASIAYWHTQKADSKQKWENILQLYNRLLQVAYSPVAALNRTFALAKANSPEEAIIEAEKLKLTGNQFYYTLLGELYTGIDNEQAKLNFEKALTLIKTPADTAIIQSKIDKLQS; translated from the coding sequence ATGCAAAACCCCGAAATCATCCCCCACCTATTTCGCACCGAATATCGTAAAATAGTGTCGGTGCTATGCCGCCGCTTTGGGTTTGATCAGATGGAAACTGCCGAGGATATTGCCAGCGACACTTTCCTCACTGCAGCTCAGGCCTGGAGTTATAAAGGCATTCCGCCTAACCCAACCGCCTGGCTTTATAACGTAGCCAAAAACAGGGCAAAAAACCATTTACAGCGCAATACCATTTTTGAAAGCAAGGTATCCCCGGAAATACGAACCGCGGAGACCTATGAACCGGAAATCGACCTTTCGCCCCAAAATATCACCGACAGCCAGCTGCAGATGATGTTTGCCATTTGCCATCCTGCCATCCCACCCGAGGCACAGATCGGGCTTTCATTACGCATCCTTTGCGGTTTCGGAATTGATGAAGTGGCTGAAGCTTTCCTTACCAATAAAGAAACCATTAACAAACGCCTGTTCAGGGCTAAGGAAAAGATCCGCAACGAAAAAATAAAAATCGAAATGCTCGGTCCGGCTGAAATTGATAACCGGCTCGAAAACGTGCTTACTACTATTTACCTGCTGTTTAGCGAGGGCTATTATTCGGTTAGTGATAACCAAATTTTGCGTAAAGATCTTTGCTTTGAGGCCATGCGCCTTTGCCATATGCTTATTGAAAACGAAGGCACCAACAAACCGCCGGTTAATGCATTGCTTTCGCTCATGTATTTTCATTCCTCGAGGTTTAAGGCCCGCACAGATCAAAACGGCGGGTTAATTTTATATGACGATCAGGATACAAACCTTTGGAACTATGACCTGATAGCCAAAGGTGCCTTTTATTTAAACCTTGCCACAACCGGCACTCAATTATCAAAATACCACATTGAAGCCAGTATAGCCTACTGGCATACCCAAAAAGCCGATTCCAAACAAAAATGGGAAAACATACTGCAGCTTTATAACCGCCTGCTGCAAGTAGCATACTCACCTGTAGCAGCACTCAACCGCACCTTTGCGCTTGCCAAAGCCAACAGCCCCGAAGAAGCCATTATTGAAGCCGAAAAATTAAAACTCACCGGCAACCAGTTTTACTACACCCTGCTTGGCGAACTATACACCGGCATTGACAATGAACAGGCAAAACTCAACTTTGAGAAAGCACTAACGCTGATAAAAACACCTGCCGATACTGCCATTATACAAAGTAAAATAGACAAACTTCAGAGCTAA
- a CDS encoding YciI family protein: MDEFVLIFRHEDGNKIASPEQIQIWMKQTMDWIGGIAAQNKFVSGTGLPFADAKIVGHGGVVTNGPFGEIKETIGGFFTVKAESVEEAVEFAKGCPVLQGDGNTVEVRKVAKNDGVH, translated from the coding sequence ATGGACGAATTCGTTTTAATTTTCAGGCACGAGGATGGCAATAAAATAGCTTCTCCCGAACAGATCCAAATTTGGATGAAACAAACTATGGACTGGATTGGCGGCATTGCCGCCCAAAATAAATTTGTTAGCGGTACCGGTCTGCCCTTTGCCGATGCCAAAATAGTAGGCCACGGCGGCGTAGTTACCAACGGCCCCTTCGGCGAGATCAAAGAAACGATAGGCGGTTTCTTCACTGTAAAAGCCGAATCGGTTGAAGAAGCTGTGGAGTTTGCCAAAGGCTGCCCTGTTTTGCAGGGTGATGGTAATACCGTTGAGGTACGGAAAGTTGCAAAGAACGATGGCGTGCATTAA
- a CDS encoding YHS domain-containing (seleno)protein: MKKLFNLLLVIVFVVSIASAQSQTNVRKKHFNLDKTGLAIEGYDPVAYFTQQKAVEGKKEISLTNDGVTYYFASTQDRDLFKANPAKYEPQYGGWCAYAMGATGQKVEIDPGTFKLVDGKLYVFYNKFFNNTKKSWNKDEANLKAKADANWVKIIR, encoded by the coding sequence ATGAAAAAATTATTCAATTTATTATTAGTCATTGTATTTGTTGTAAGTATCGCTTCGGCACAAAGCCAGACAAACGTTCGCAAAAAACACTTCAATTTAGATAAAACGGGCTTGGCTATTGAAGGCTACGACCCGGTTGCCTACTTCACCCAGCAAAAAGCCGTTGAGGGCAAAAAAGAGATCTCCCTTACTAACGATGGCGTTACTTATTACTTCGCGTCCACGCAGGATAGGGATCTGTTTAAAGCTAACCCCGCCAAATATGAACCGCAATACGGCGGCTGGTGTGCTTATGCTATGGGCGCTACCGGCCAAAAGGTAGAGATAGACCCCGGAACTTTCAAACTTGTTGATGGTAAACTGTACGTGTTTTACAATAAGTTTTTTAATAACACCAAAAAATCATGGAACAAGGACGAGGCCAATCTGAAAGCCAAAGCCGATGCCAACTGGGTTAAAATAATCCGCTGA
- the rpsJ gene encoding 30S ribosomal protein S10, whose protein sequence is MSQRIRIKLKSYDYNLVDKSAEKIVKTVKPTGAVVSGPLPLPTEKKIFTVLRSPHVNKKAREQFQLCSYKRLLDIYSSNSKTVDALMKLELPSGVEVEIKV, encoded by the coding sequence ATGAGCCAAAGAATCAGGATCAAATTAAAATCTTACGATTACAACCTGGTAGATAAATCTGCTGAGAAAATCGTAAAAACAGTAAAGCCAACTGGCGCTGTAGTTAGCGGACCACTTCCGTTACCAACCGAAAAGAAAATCTTCACCGTATTACGTTCACCACACGTAAACAAAAAAGCACGTGAGCAATTCCAACTTTGCTCATACAAGCGCTTATTAGACATTTACAGCTCTAACTCAAAAACTGTAGATGCACTGATGAAGCTTGAATTGCCAAGCGGTGTTGAGGTTGAGATCAAAGTTTGA